One segment of Candidatus Manganitrophus noduliformans DNA contains the following:
- the secF gene encoding protein translocase subunit SecF yields the protein MFQVFKKTNIDFVGKRYFSFALSALMLAFGIASLVFISQGKANLGIDFAGGAAIQLRSEKPIQIEEARAALEEAGVKGAELQEVVAQNKLLVRLKQDIVQKNVVEQVQEALNKKFPENQFTVESSTEIGPTVGQKLQKDALLAIAIAMIGIIIYIAFRFEFRFGVTATLATFHDVLTVLGIFFVLNKEITLLIVTALLTIAGYSLNDKVVVFDRIRENLRLQKRESFDQIINRSINEVLSRTFITGVTTFLVLLAIFFLGGEVIHDFALAMMFGLVIGTYSSWFIASPLLLLWEKRARVLKRASSQS from the coding sequence ATGTTCCAAGTATTTAAAAAAACAAATATCGACTTTGTCGGAAAACGCTATTTCTCCTTCGCCCTCTCGGCGTTGATGCTTGCTTTTGGGATCGCGTCTCTGGTTTTCATCTCGCAGGGAAAAGCGAATCTGGGGATCGACTTTGCCGGGGGGGCTGCCATCCAACTCAGGTCTGAGAAGCCGATACAAATAGAAGAGGCAAGAGCGGCCCTGGAAGAAGCCGGCGTGAAAGGGGCTGAACTTCAGGAAGTCGTCGCGCAGAATAAGCTGCTGGTCCGGCTGAAACAGGATATCGTCCAGAAAAATGTGGTGGAGCAGGTCCAGGAGGCGCTGAACAAAAAATTTCCGGAGAATCAATTCACGGTGGAGAGCAGCACCGAAATCGGACCGACCGTCGGACAAAAGCTTCAGAAGGACGCGTTGTTGGCGATCGCGATCGCGATGATCGGAATCATTATTTATATCGCTTTCCGTTTTGAATTTCGATTCGGCGTCACAGCGACCCTCGCCACCTTTCACGATGTTCTGACGGTTCTCGGGATCTTCTTCGTTTTAAATAAAGAGATCACCCTGTTGATCGTCACCGCGCTGCTGACCATCGCCGGTTATTCTTTAAATGATAAGGTGGTTGTGTTTGATCGTATTCGGGAAAATCTCAGGCTCCAGAAGAGGGAATCTTTCGATCAGATTATCAACCGCTCTATTAATGAGGTTCTCTCCCGGACGTTCATCACCGGCGTGACCACCTTTTTGGTCCTCTTGGCCATCTTTTTCTTGGGCGGAGAGGTCATCCATGATTTTGCCCTGGCAATGATGTTTGGATTAGTCATCGGGACCTACTCGTCCTGGTTTATCGCCAGCCCGCTGCTTCTCTTGTGGGAAAAGAGAGCCAGGGTGTTGAAAAGAGCTTCTTCACAGAGCTGA
- the secD gene encoding protein translocase subunit SecD produces the protein MKKGIRGRLIFILLTVFVSIVFFLPSTPLYSKLPSWWGRFFPDKGITLGLDLQGGMHLVMEVEGEKAVDNTVERTTESLKRSLEEKNLAAQSIRREGRDILLSFAPENKEAISKILDEDYPNLATKQSGSGEMVLTLRESEVNRILESATSQALETIRNRIDQFGVTEPLIQQQGADEILVQLPGVKEPQRAIALIGRTAQLEFKLVDDENPIARQFPLEIEADQEAAFVQEYQAQIPPDDQILFERMVNEETGKVTKRPFLVKRQAALSGDLLSDARVSIGDFNTPYVALTFDPVGARLFEKVTEENRRRRLAIVLDNTVYSAPVIQERISGGRAQISGTFTMDQANDLSIVLRAGALPAPVKIIQNVTVGPSLGQDSVENGLKAGMIGTLLVVSFMVVYYRASGLLADLTMVLNIVLLLGAMAALNATLTLPGIAGIILTIGMSVDANVLIFERIRDELRAGKPVRLAVDAGYTKAFSSIFDSNVTTLITSFVLFLFGTGPIKGFAVTLSLGVMFNLFTALIGTKVVYDFINSRWKLQRLSI, from the coding sequence ATGAAGAAAGGAATTCGCGGACGTTTGATTTTCATTCTGCTCACGGTCTTTGTTTCGATCGTTTTCTTCCTTCCGTCGACCCCGCTCTACTCGAAGCTTCCCTCCTGGTGGGGCCGGTTTTTCCCGGACAAGGGGATTACCCTGGGGCTCGATCTCCAAGGGGGGATGCATTTGGTGATGGAGGTCGAAGGGGAAAAGGCGGTCGACAACACGGTGGAGCGAACCACCGAGAGCCTCAAGAGATCGTTGGAGGAGAAGAATCTGGCCGCTCAATCGATCCGAAGGGAAGGAAGGGATATCCTTCTCTCCTTTGCTCCGGAAAATAAGGAGGCGATTTCTAAAATCCTCGATGAGGACTATCCCAACCTGGCGACGAAGCAATCGGGCTCGGGGGAGATGGTCCTCACCCTTCGGGAGTCGGAGGTCAACCGAATTCTGGAGTCGGCCACCTCCCAGGCGTTGGAGACGATCCGAAACCGAATCGACCAATTCGGCGTGACCGAACCGCTGATTCAGCAGCAAGGGGCTGACGAGATTCTGGTCCAGCTTCCGGGGGTGAAAGAGCCGCAGCGGGCGATCGCATTGATCGGGCGGACGGCCCAACTCGAATTCAAGCTGGTCGACGATGAGAACCCGATCGCGCGACAGTTCCCGCTTGAGATCGAGGCAGACCAGGAAGCGGCTTTCGTTCAGGAATATCAAGCCCAGATTCCTCCGGACGATCAGATCCTCTTTGAGCGGATGGTGAACGAGGAGACCGGCAAGGTCACGAAGCGGCCATTTTTGGTCAAGCGCCAGGCCGCGCTGTCGGGTGATCTGTTGAGTGACGCTCGGGTGTCGATCGGAGACTTCAATACGCCGTATGTCGCCCTTACGTTTGATCCGGTCGGCGCAAGACTCTTTGAGAAGGTGACGGAAGAGAACAGACGCCGGCGCTTGGCGATCGTTCTCGATAACACGGTCTACTCCGCTCCGGTGATCCAAGAGCGGATCTCCGGCGGTCGGGCTCAGATCAGCGGCACGTTTACGATGGATCAGGCGAACGACTTGTCGATCGTTCTCCGGGCCGGCGCGCTTCCGGCGCCGGTAAAAATCATCCAGAACGTGACCGTGGGACCCTCCCTGGGGCAAGATTCGGTCGAGAATGGATTAAAGGCGGGGATGATCGGGACCCTCCTGGTCGTCTCGTTCATGGTTGTTTATTACCGGGCCTCCGGTTTGTTGGCCGACCTGACGATGGTCCTCAATATCGTTTTGTTGCTGGGGGCCATGGCCGCACTCAATGCGACCCTGACCCTGCCGGGGATTGCCGGGATTATCTTGACGATCGGGATGTCGGTCGACGCGAATGTCTTGATCTTCGAGCGGATTCGGGATGAACTCCGGGCGGGAAAGCCGGTCCGGCTGGCGGTCGACGCGGGTTATACCAAGGCGTTCTCTTCCATCTTCGATTCCAACGTGACGACCCTCATTACGTCCTTCGTCCTCTTTCTCTTCGGGACGGGCCCGATCAAGGGTTTCGCCGTTACCTTGAGCCTCGGCGTGATGTTCAATCTTTTTACAGCATTGATCGGGACCAAAGTGGTTTATGATTTTATCAATAGCCGGTGGAAACTGCAGCGGCTCAGCATCTGA
- the yajC gene encoding preprotein translocase subunit YajC, translating into MLEWFESNAWAQAGGAPAAPGNPMLSFIPFILIFVIFYFLLVMPQQKKMKKRKAMIEALKKGDRVTTTGGIIGTVTNLSPDVVTIQIAEGVRVKVGRNYIEEVQTAEAGGAEERAK; encoded by the coding sequence TTGCTGGAATGGTTTGAATCAAATGCATGGGCACAGGCGGGAGGAGCGCCGGCGGCGCCCGGAAATCCGATGCTCTCCTTTATCCCGTTTATTTTAATCTTTGTTATTTTTTATTTTCTTTTGGTCATGCCTCAACAAAAGAAGATGAAAAAACGGAAGGCGATGATCGAGGCGCTCAAAAAAGGGGACCGCGTGACGACCACGGGAGGGATCATCGGAACGGTGACCAATCTTTCCCCGGATGTCGTGACGATTCAGATTGCAGAGGGGGTTCGCGTGAAAGTGGGACGAAATTACATTGAAGAGGTTCAAACCGCGGAGGCCGGAGGGGCCGAGGAGCGGGCGAAATGA
- the tgt gene encoding tRNA guanosine(34) transglycosylase Tgt, with translation MERIEIDTATEKKEGLAGEHFRLLHRSEGTPARRGVVRTFHGEIQTPAFMPVGTLGSVKGMSPEDLERLGARIILGNAYHLYLRPGHEFIARRGGLHSFIGWNRPILTDSGGYQIFSLNLLTKVTDEGVTFQSHLDGSRHFITPEKAIEIEEGLGADIIMAFDECLPYPSDYAKTAASLERTLDWARRCKAAHRREDQFLYGIVQGGFYEDLRKKGAEGLLEIGFDGIAVGGLSVGEPQEQMLHILDEVVPLIPEAFPRYLMGVGTPEDLVEGVMRGIDLFDCVLPTRHARTGSLFTSRGEVHIKNARYTEDDRPLDADCGCYTCRNFSRAYLRHLFMAKELLAIRLNTLHNLYYYLTLMEGLRQAIEKDRLGSFRNEFYQKRNPEIEGAEPEA, from the coding sequence ATGGAGCGGATTGAAATCGATACGGCGACCGAGAAAAAAGAGGGACTCGCTGGGGAGCATTTCCGGCTCCTTCACCGCTCCGAGGGGACACCGGCGCGGCGCGGGGTGGTCCGGACCTTCCACGGCGAGATTCAGACCCCCGCCTTCATGCCGGTCGGAACGTTGGGAAGCGTCAAGGGGATGTCTCCCGAAGATCTCGAACGGCTCGGCGCGCGGATCATCCTCGGAAATGCATACCATCTTTATCTTCGACCGGGGCACGAATTTATCGCGCGGCGCGGGGGTCTTCACTCCTTCATCGGCTGGAACCGGCCGATCCTCACCGACAGCGGCGGCTATCAAATCTTCAGCCTGAATCTTCTGACGAAGGTGACCGACGAGGGGGTGACCTTCCAGTCTCATCTCGACGGCTCGCGCCATTTTATTACGCCGGAAAAGGCGATCGAGATCGAGGAAGGATTGGGGGCCGACATCATCATGGCCTTCGATGAGTGCCTGCCCTATCCGTCGGACTATGCAAAGACGGCCGCCTCGCTCGAACGGACGCTCGACTGGGCCCGCCGCTGCAAAGCGGCGCATCGACGGGAGGACCAGTTCCTCTACGGTATCGTTCAGGGGGGCTTTTATGAGGATCTTCGGAAAAAAGGGGCCGAAGGTCTCCTGGAGATCGGATTCGACGGGATCGCCGTCGGGGGTCTCTCGGTGGGAGAGCCCCAGGAGCAGATGCTCCATATTCTAGACGAAGTGGTTCCGCTCATTCCGGAGGCGTTCCCCCGTTATCTGATGGGGGTCGGCACACCGGAAGATCTTGTGGAGGGGGTGATGCGGGGGATCGATCTGTTCGACTGCGTCCTCCCGACGCGGCACGCCCGGACCGGATCGCTCTTCACCTCTCGCGGAGAAGTTCATATCAAGAACGCGCGGTATACGGAGGATGACCGGCCGCTCGACGCCGATTGCGGCTGTTATACCTGCCGAAACTTTTCGCGGGCTTACTTGCGGCATCTCTTCATGGCGAAAGAGCTCCTGGCAATTCGGTTGAATACTCTGCATAACCTGTATTATTATCTCACCCTCATGGAGGGGTTACGTCAGGCGATTGAGAAGGATAGGCTGGGGAGTTTCCGAAACGAATTCTATCAGAAGCGGAATCCGGAGATCGAAGGGGCGGAGCCGGAAGCCTGA
- the argS gene encoding arginine--tRNA ligase, whose product MKAILTGLLTEVIAEARKQGKLKQGKSVQIILEVPKREGQGDFATTLALSLSKEEGRPPREIASDLVALLQGRSPLIEKIEIAGPGYINFFLSKNHWYQSLLDIREKKGRYGQTSIGGGKKVQIEFVSANPTGPLHVAHGRAAALGDALALLLQAVGYQVDREYYINDVGNQMTLLGRSTYLRYRELFGEKVTLPDESYRGSYVIEIAEEIKKSAGDRYLTGSEEEHLPFFVRTSYQTILGWIRRDLDQFGVRFDRWFPEEDLYRNKEVDASLEFLKSAGVLYEQDGALWVATTRFGDDKDRVVMRSNRQMTYFASDIAYHRNKFERGYDRLIDIWGADHHGYIARVKAVAAAMGYSPDRLDILIHQLVNLLREGKPVAMSKRSGEFVTLREVMDEVGVDATRFFFLMRRSDTSLDFDLDLAKKASTENPVYYVQYAHARVCSILRVATERGLNVETEIQNVKLADLTVLDLPEEQALIKQLSNYPDLLQSAAEVLEPHRLTFYLQELAGMLHRYYFDHRVVTEDLPRTRARLVLMAAVQIVLRNALAILGVRAPERM is encoded by the coding sequence ATGAAAGCCATATTAACGGGTCTCCTGACGGAGGTCATCGCGGAGGCCCGAAAGCAGGGAAAGCTCAAACAGGGGAAGAGCGTTCAGATTATTTTGGAGGTCCCGAAGCGGGAGGGGCAGGGGGATTTTGCAACGACGTTGGCCCTTTCTCTTTCAAAGGAAGAGGGTCGTCCGCCGCGGGAAATCGCCTCGGATTTAGTCGCCCTGCTCCAGGGACGCTCCCCGCTGATCGAAAAGATCGAAATCGCCGGCCCCGGTTATATCAATTTTTTCCTGAGCAAGAACCACTGGTATCAAAGCCTCCTTGACATCCGAGAGAAGAAAGGCCGATACGGTCAGACGTCAATTGGGGGGGGAAAGAAGGTCCAGATCGAGTTCGTCAGCGCCAATCCGACCGGCCCGCTCCATGTCGCGCACGGCCGGGCGGCCGCATTGGGGGATGCATTGGCCCTTCTTCTCCAGGCGGTCGGTTACCAGGTGGACCGGGAATATTATATTAATGATGTCGGCAATCAGATGACCCTGTTGGGCCGCTCCACTTATCTTCGTTACCGGGAGCTCTTCGGCGAAAAGGTGACCCTTCCGGACGAGAGTTACCGGGGTAGTTATGTTATCGAGATTGCCGAGGAGATCAAGAAATCAGCCGGGGACCGGTATCTGACCGGTTCCGAGGAGGAGCACCTTCCTTTTTTCGTCCGGACGAGTTACCAGACGATCCTCGGATGGATCCGGCGGGACTTGGATCAATTCGGTGTTCGCTTCGATCGGTGGTTTCCCGAAGAAGATCTTTACCGGAACAAAGAGGTCGATGCCTCCCTTGAATTCCTGAAATCGGCGGGGGTGCTCTATGAGCAGGACGGCGCCCTTTGGGTCGCGACGACCCGCTTTGGGGATGATAAAGACCGGGTGGTGATGCGGAGCAATCGGCAGATGACCTATTTCGCCTCCGACATCGCTTATCACCGGAACAAATTCGAGCGGGGATATGATCGGCTGATCGACATCTGGGGAGCCGACCATCACGGCTACATTGCCCGGGTCAAAGCGGTCGCCGCCGCCATGGGCTATTCTCCCGATCGGCTTGATATTCTGATCCACCAATTGGTCAATCTCCTCCGCGAAGGAAAGCCGGTGGCGATGTCGAAGCGCTCCGGTGAGTTCGTGACGTTAAGAGAGGTGATGGATGAGGTGGGGGTCGATGCGACCCGGTTCTTTTTTTTGATGCGCCGATCCGATACGTCGCTCGATTTCGATCTCGATTTGGCCAAGAAGGCTTCTACCGAAAATCCGGTCTACTACGTCCAGTACGCCCATGCCCGCGTCTGCAGCATCCTCCGCGTGGCGACCGAGCGGGGACTGAATGTGGAAACGGAAATCCAAAATGTAAAATTGGCCGACCTGACGGTTTTGGATCTTCCGGAGGAGCAGGCGCTGATCAAACAGCTCTCCAATTATCCCGACCTTCTTCAATCGGCCGCGGAGGTATTGGAGCCTCACCGATTGACCTTCTACCTTCAGGAGTTGGCGGGAATGCTCCACCGGTATTACTTCGATCATCGCGTGGTGACGGAGGATCTTCCCCGAACGCGCGCCCGGCTGGTTTTGATGGCGGCGGTCCAGATCGTCTTGAGGAATGCCCTGGCCATTTTAGGGGTGCGCGCGCCGGAGCGGATGTAA
- a CDS encoding cation:proton antiporter produces MRDIILLQDLAVVMIVSGLVTVFFHRFRLPVVLGYILAGFIISPHTPPYPLISDEASIETLAQLGVIFLMFALGLDFNLRKLKQVGSAALSAAILEILVMVWLGYEVGQLFGWGKMDSLFLGAILSISSTTIILKALEELGKTKEKFAQMIFGILIVEDILAIMIIALLSTVAVTGSLQLTEVLLTAGQLAIFLVVALVFGLLAVPRLLRYVARYRSNEMLLVTVLGLCFGFSLLAVKFGYSIALGAFMIGAIIAEAREIGKIEHLVAPVRDMFSAVFFVAIGMQINPALLAEYMTPIIVITLVVVAGKIVTCTVGTLIAGHDLRTSMRVGMGLAQIGEFSFIIASLGITLNVTSQFLYPIAVTVSAATTLLTPFFIRSADGFVNWFDRTAPRTLVGSLSLYADWIKRLGNTAERSQAKRLARRLAWQIGLNMALITGAFLVAAYLAKRIEAPWLPEWIGGAKALVWLITLLITLVPLLATFRKFQSLGFLLAEISVRRSGAGVRAPAIRTTIANTILFGGTVFLALWILLISATFLPPWPVLFVSLILIAAVSSLLWRKLSRIHNLAQVALDEVWSPLPPHPSEGLSLPLLANLKEVELDTLSILERSSASGKLISELQLRSRTGASIIVIERNGDRIINPDPSEELRAGDKLLLLGDHHQLEEARRILFGIKSVS; encoded by the coding sequence ATGCGGGACATTATTCTTCTACAAGATTTAGCCGTTGTCATGATCGTGTCGGGTCTGGTGACGGTTTTTTTCCACCGGTTCCGCCTTCCGGTGGTGCTCGGGTATATCCTTGCCGGGTTCATCATCAGTCCGCATACCCCTCCCTATCCGCTCATCAGCGATGAGGCCTCGATCGAGACGCTCGCGCAGTTAGGGGTCATCTTTCTGATGTTCGCCCTCGGACTCGACTTCAATCTTCGGAAACTCAAACAGGTGGGGAGCGCGGCGCTGAGCGCCGCGATATTGGAGATCCTCGTGATGGTCTGGCTCGGCTACGAGGTGGGGCAGCTTTTCGGCTGGGGAAAGATGGACTCCCTGTTTCTCGGCGCGATCCTTTCGATCTCCTCCACGACCATTATTTTGAAGGCGCTTGAAGAGCTCGGGAAAACCAAGGAGAAATTCGCCCAGATGATCTTCGGGATTCTGATCGTCGAGGATATCCTCGCGATCATGATCATCGCGCTGCTTTCAACGGTCGCCGTGACCGGTTCACTGCAGTTGACGGAGGTGTTGCTCACGGCGGGGCAGTTGGCGATCTTTCTGGTGGTCGCGCTTGTCTTCGGTTTGCTGGCGGTGCCGCGGCTCCTCCGGTACGTCGCCCGATACAGAAGCAATGAAATGCTCTTGGTCACCGTTCTCGGGCTCTGCTTCGGATTCTCATTGTTGGCGGTGAAGTTCGGCTACAGCATCGCGCTCGGCGCTTTTATGATCGGCGCGATCATCGCGGAGGCGAGGGAGATCGGCAAGATCGAGCATCTGGTCGCCCCGGTGCGGGATATGTTCAGCGCCGTCTTCTTCGTGGCGATCGGCATGCAGATCAACCCGGCCCTCCTGGCGGAGTATATGACCCCGATTATCGTCATTACGCTTGTCGTGGTGGCCGGGAAAATCGTGACCTGTACGGTCGGAACCCTCATCGCGGGGCATGACCTTCGTACCTCGATGCGGGTCGGAATGGGCCTGGCGCAGATCGGGGAGTTCTCTTTCATCATCGCCTCGCTCGGCATTACGCTCAATGTCACCAGCCAATTTCTCTATCCGATCGCGGTGACCGTCTCCGCGGCGACGACACTCCTGACCCCTTTTTTCATCCGAAGCGCAGACGGGTTTGTCAATTGGTTCGATCGAACCGCCCCCAGGACGCTGGTCGGCTCTTTGAGCCTCTACGCCGACTGGATCAAACGGCTCGGAAACACCGCCGAACGAAGCCAGGCGAAGCGTCTCGCCCGGCGGCTGGCCTGGCAGATCGGTTTGAACATGGCCTTGATTACCGGCGCCTTTTTGGTGGCCGCCTACCTGGCCAAACGAATTGAAGCGCCCTGGCTCCCCGAGTGGATCGGAGGGGCCAAGGCGCTGGTCTGGTTGATCACCCTTCTGATCACCCTTGTTCCGCTTCTCGCCACCTTCCGAAAGTTTCAATCGTTGGGTTTCCTTCTTGCCGAGATCAGCGTCCGCCGCAGCGGCGCAGGGGTCCGGGCTCCGGCGATCCGAACCACGATTGCTAATACCATTCTGTTTGGAGGAACCGTTTTCCTGGCGCTTTGGATCCTTCTGATCAGCGCCACTTTCCTTCCTCCCTGGCCGGTCCTCTTTGTCTCTCTGATTTTGATCGCCGCGGTCTCGTCATTGCTTTGGCGGAAGCTCTCTCGAATCCACAATCTGGCCCAAGTCGCCCTGGACGAGGTCTGGTCCCCCTTGCCGCCCCATCCTTCGGAGGGCTTGTCTCTTCCGCTGCTGGCGAATTTGAAGGAGGTAGAGTTGGATACCCTCTCGATCCTGGAGCGATCCTCGGCCTCCGGAAAACTGATCAGCGAGCTCCAGCTCCGGAGCAGAACGGGGGCGAGTATTATCGTGATCGAGCGGAATGGAGATCGGATCATCAATCCCGATCCGAGCGAGGAGCTCCGGGCCGGCGATAAACTTCTCCTCCTCGGGGATCACCATCAGCTCGAGGAGGCGCGGCGAATTCTATTCGGCATCAAGAGCGTTTCCTGA
- a CDS encoding DUF3105 domain-containing protein: MRIISIGTILFALILFLNGPLQAAPKAPAKGAEKKTEKVEEKAPGVSVPSLGNDHIQSIDSPHPPYNSKPPTSGPHVPFVAKWGIYRQQIPNELQVHNLEDGGVMIQYDCKNCAEMIQKLENLGREYLKMSQMTPQNGRFGHLIVAPYPGMETPIALTAWGKIDRLNEFDEARIRRFIEAYVGIDHHPRHTE; this comes from the coding sequence ATGAGGATAATATCGATCGGAACGATCTTATTTGCTTTGATCCTGTTTTTGAACGGACCGCTGCAGGCGGCCCCGAAAGCGCCTGCCAAGGGCGCGGAGAAAAAAACCGAGAAGGTCGAGGAGAAAGCGCCCGGGGTCTCGGTTCCCTCTCTCGGCAACGACCATATCCAATCGATCGATTCCCCCCATCCCCCTTATAATAGCAAGCCGCCGACCTCCGGACCGCATGTCCCCTTCGTCGCCAAATGGGGGATCTATCGGCAGCAGATTCCCAACGAACTGCAAGTACACAACCTGGAAGACGGCGGCGTCATGATTCAATACGACTGCAAAAATTGCGCGGAGATGATCCAGAAGCTCGAGAACCTCGGAAGAGAGTACCTCAAGATGTCGCAGATGACTCCGCAGAACGGCCGTTTTGGACATCTTATCGTCGCCCCCTACCCCGGCATGGAGACGCCGATCGCGCTGACGGCCTGGGGAAAAATCGACAGGCTGAATGAATTTGACGAAGCCAGAATCCGCCGCTTTATCGAGGCATACGTCGGGATTGACCACCATCCGCGCCACACAGAATAA
- the lnt gene encoding apolipoprotein N-acyltransferase yields MTKPESAALSRHTSGLTTIRATQNKRSTAPSLPSNPALVKRRLLPFALAFLSGLFLALSFPRWELFPLAWVAFIPLFFAVRNVSAARSFLIGWTAGLVYFSGTLSWVTISMTRYGKIPQPISYLLMLLLVAYCAVYVGLFAAGSRSLFEKKRGWALLLIPVLWVALEYARGHLLSGFPWAALAYSQYRFLPLIQIADLASIYGIGFLIVLVNAGLFEVIRGGWIERRMAWRPLILTGGLFLLSLGYGLYRLDQPMGEERSLTVAVVQGNIEQDQKWDARLRDETVQKYKRLSLDSVKKEAPPELIVWPESAAPFFFQTEAALRNELLDFAQEGKFYLLFGSPAFEPASSGQMALLNSAYLLSPAAEVVGRYDKIHLVPFGEYVPLSSVLFFVNKLVEGIGEFIPGREATVMEAAGTRIGTVICFEVIFPEVVRRFAQNGATVMTTITNDAWFGDSAAPYQHFSMVVFRSIENRVPFARSANTGISGFIDAHGRIIKQSPLFTEAALTQSLHPGTRRTLYTAYGDVFAIGCVIIALGFALFSYREKRRKTDAD; encoded by the coding sequence TTGACGAAGCCAGAATCCGCCGCTTTATCGAGGCATACGTCGGGATTGACCACCATCCGCGCCACACAGAATAAACGCTCCACCGCTCCATCGCTCCCATCGAATCCGGCGCTTGTGAAGAGGCGACTTCTTCCCTTTGCGCTGGCATTTTTATCCGGTTTATTTCTCGCCCTCAGTTTTCCACGCTGGGAGCTCTTTCCGCTCGCCTGGGTCGCCTTCATCCCCCTTTTTTTCGCTGTCCGGAATGTCTCCGCGGCCCGATCGTTTCTGATCGGCTGGACGGCCGGATTGGTTTATTTTTCCGGCACCCTCTCCTGGGTCACGATCAGCATGACCCGGTACGGGAAGATCCCCCAGCCGATCAGCTATCTGCTGATGTTGCTCTTGGTCGCCTATTGCGCGGTCTACGTCGGACTCTTTGCGGCGGGTAGCCGATCTCTCTTTGAAAAAAAACGCGGGTGGGCGCTTCTGTTGATTCCGGTCCTCTGGGTCGCGCTGGAATATGCCCGCGGACACCTTCTCTCCGGTTTTCCCTGGGCCGCTCTCGCCTATTCGCAATATCGCTTTCTTCCGTTGATTCAGATTGCCGATCTCGCCAGCATCTATGGGATCGGATTTCTGATCGTGCTGGTCAATGCCGGCCTCTTTGAAGTGATCCGGGGGGGATGGATCGAGCGTCGGATGGCATGGCGTCCACTGATTTTGACCGGAGGGCTTTTCCTCCTTAGCCTCGGATACGGCCTCTATCGTCTCGATCAGCCGATGGGAGAAGAACGAAGCCTGACGGTGGCGGTGGTCCAGGGGAATATCGAGCAGGATCAAAAATGGGATGCGCGCCTGCGCGATGAGACGGTTCAAAAATACAAACGTCTCTCCCTCGATTCGGTTAAAAAAGAAGCCCCTCCGGAGTTGATCGTCTGGCCGGAATCGGCGGCCCCTTTCTTCTTTCAGACGGAAGCCGCCCTTCGGAACGAGCTGCTCGACTTCGCCCAAGAAGGGAAATTCTATCTTCTCTTCGGAAGCCCCGCGTTCGAGCCGGCCTCCTCGGGACAGATGGCGCTGTTGAACAGCGCCTATCTTCTCTCGCCGGCCGCCGAGGTAGTGGGGCGCTACGATAAGATCCACCTGGTCCCTTTCGGCGAATATGTCCCTCTCTCTTCCGTTCTCTTCTTTGTCAATAAATTGGTGGAGGGGATCGGAGAGTTCATACCCGGACGCGAAGCGACGGTGATGGAAGCGGCCGGGACACGAATCGGAACGGTGATCTGTTTTGAAGTGATCTTCCCCGAGGTGGTTCGGCGGTTCGCCCAAAACGGGGCGACGGTGATGACGACGATTACGAACGACGCCTGGTTCGGCGATTCGGCGGCCCCCTATCAGCATTTCTCGATGGTGGTCTTTCGATCGATCGAAAATCGGGTTCCCTTCGCCCGCTCCGCAAATACCGGCATCTCCGGCTTTATCGACGCGCACGGGCGGATCATAAAGCAGAGCCCGCTCTTCACCGAAGCGGCGCTGACGCAATCGCTTCACCCCGGCACGCGGCGGACCCTCTACACCGCCTATGGAGACGTTTTCGCGATCGGTTGTGTTATAATCGCCCTGGGATTTGCATTGTTTTCCTATAGAGAGAAGAGGAGAAAAACCGATGCTGATTGA